The following are from one region of the Fusarium keratoplasticum isolate Fu6.1 chromosome 4, whole genome shotgun sequence genome:
- a CDS encoding Non-specific serine/threonine protein kinase — translation MAQNSMYTSGQFMNPGPAPRPPADRPRLNLTPNANLPGSMANMAISPIRSTATSTYTGSTISLPIARQQSNNTDGLGGVAIKKEGWASVKESKNFIQPWKQKYLILRKESLDFHKTEGGKVSYTLFLRDVVNVGRVEAAGTIFEIKRKPDGSSNSPGDDDGQTKTLQIKVKSDDDLYEWIDFIYGACPGMGGVSNPTNFSHAVHVGFDPKTGEFVGLPPEWSKLLNSSAITKEDYERNPQAVFEVLDFYTDLAKRAENPNQYSSLTPTPPAQSQGNKQLGYGSGASVAPPRPAPPPASQRPGYTPPQSASTPPRRPERPERPARPDERPSPSEQQQQRQQMQAMAPNYVSQEALREEQRKKQLEAQRQREREMEEQNRRELEAYNASLPKTKVPLAQQEIGGYGGSPSPQPDRYNPSRAAPSAPKAPTQQSNLRAQRPAPPAPTGSSRPPLASQNSSSALRDPTQAQRVPRNDGATGHANAPRYANGNQASQPRQQQQQQPSRLPAPVKPLNVAPKPSQQQQQPDGVKAAEAALTAKPSPSERKQDVRMSTMSESEVMAKLKEAVSKDDPNISYSKQKKIGQGASGSVYVAKIKETAVGIARDMLRAQGPRAQVAIKQMDLAHQPRKELIVNEIMVMKDSRHRNIVNFLDAFLRNNNSELWVVMEYMEGGALTDVIDNNPSISEEQISTICHETCRGLQHLHSQNIIHRDIKSDNVLLDARGNVKITDFGFCAKLTETKSKRATMVGTPYWMAPEVVKQKEYGPKVDIWSLGIMAIEMIESEPPYLNEEPLKALYLIATNGTPRLKKPEKLSKELKAFLSVCLCVDVKSRASADELLAHDFLRHGCPLASLADLLAFKKHAK, via the exons ATGGCTCAAAACAG TATGTACACGTCAGGGCAGTTCATGAACCCGggcccagctcctcgacctcctgcCGACCGTCCGAGGTTGAATCTAACGCCCAATGCCAATCTCCCAGGAAGCATGGCCAACATGGCTATTTCTCCCATTCGCAGCACCGCAACCTCCACATATACCGGTTCCACCATCTCGCTCCCGATCGCTCGCCAGCAGTCCAACAACACTGATGGTCTAGGAGGGGTTGCAATTAAGAAGGAGGGATGGGCCTCcgtcaaggagagcaagaacTTCATCCAGCCTTGGAAGCAAAAATATCTGATCCTCCGTAAGGAGTCGCTCGATTTCCACAAGACAGAAGGTGGCAAGGTCTCGTACACGCTATTCCTAAGGGACGTTGTCAATGTCGGACGAGTTGAGGCGGCCGGTACCATCTTTGAGATCAAGCGGAAGCCCGACGGCTCGTCCAACAGCCctggtgatgacgatggacAGACCAAGACTCTTCAGATCAAGGTGAAGAGCGACGATGACCTCTACGAGTGGATTGATTTCATCTACGGCGCCTGCCCTGGAATGGGCGGCGTTAGCAACCCGACCAATTTCTCCCATGCCGTGCATGTTGGTTTCGATCCCAAGACTGGCGAGTTTGTCGGACTTCCCCCTGAGTGGTCGAAGCTCCTCAATTCGTCTGCCATCACGAAGGAGGATTACGAGCGTAACCCCCAGGCTGTCTTTGAAGTCCTTGACTTCTATACCGATCTGGCCAAGCGGGCTGAGAACCCTAACCAGTATTCCAGTCTGACCCCTACTCCTCCTGCGCAAAGCCAAGGGAACAAGCAACTTGGATATGGCAGCGGTGCTTCAGTCGCCCCTCCTCGCCCCGCGCCGCCTCCTGCCTCTCAACGCCCCGGCTAcactcctcctcagtctGCCTCGACCCCTCCTCGACGTCCTGAGCGCCCCGAGCGTCCTGCTCGACCTGACGAGCGCCCTTCGCCGtcggagcagcagcagcagcgccagcaGATGCAGGCCATGGCCCCTAACTACGTGTCCCAGGAAGCCTTGAGGGAGGAACAACGTAAGAAGCAGTTGGAAGCTCAGAGACAACGCGAGcgtgagatggaggagcagaaCCGCCGCGAACTGGAAGCGTACAATGCTTCTCTCCCCAAAACCAAGGTCCCTCTGGCCCAGCAGGAGATTGGCGGATACGGCGGATCGCCTTCTCCCCAGCCCGACCGTTACAACCCATCACGAGCCGCCCCTTCGGCACCAAAGGCGCCCACTCAACAAAGCAACCTCAGAGCCCAGCGGCCTGCCCCTCCTGCCCCGACTGGTTCCTCGCGGCCGCCTTTGGCTTCGCAGAACAGCTCCAGCGCTCTTCGCGATCCCACCCAAGCGCAGCGAGTTCCTCGCAACGACGGTGCTACAGGCCACGCAAATGCTCCCCGCTACGCCAATGGCAACCAAGCATCGCAACCCcggcagcaacagcagcagcagccctcgCGACTGCCTGCCCCTGTTAAGCCTCTCAATGTCGCGCCTAAGCCTagtcagcaacaacaacaacctgatggcgtcaaggccgccgaggcaGCGCTTACGGCCaagccctcgccctcggaACGCAAGCAGGATGTTCGCATGTCGACCATGTCGGAGAGCGAGgtcatggccaagctcaaggaagCCGTCTCCAAGGATGACCCTAACATTTCCTATTCTAAGCAAAAGAAGATCGGACAGGGTGCTTCCGGCTCGGTCTATgtggccaagatcaaggaaaCCGCCGTGGGTATTGCCCGTGACATGCTGCGCGCGCAGGGACCCCGGGCCCAGGTTGCCATTAAGCAAATGGATCTCGCTCATCAACCACGCAAGGAGCTTATTGTGAACGAGATCATGGTTATGAAGGACAGCCGTCACCGAAACATTGTCAACTTCCTGGATGCCTTCCTGCGCAACAACAACTCGGAGCTCTGGGTTGTTATGGAGTACATGGAGGGTGGTGCCTTGACTGATGTGATCGACAACAACCCGTCGATCTCTGAAGAGCAGATCTCGACTATCTGCCACGAA ACTTGCCGCGGATTGCAGCACCTGCACTCGCAAAACATTATCCACCGTGATATCAAGAGTGACAACGTTCTGTTGGACGCGCGCGGAAATGTCAAGATTA CTGATTTTGGCTTCTGCGCCAAGCTCACAGAGACGAAGTCGAAGCGAGCCACTATGGTGGGAACTCCTTACTGGATGGCCCCAGAGGTTGTCAAACAAAAGGAGTATGGTCCCAAGGTGGACATCTGGTCTCTTGGTATTATGGCGATTGAAATGATCGAGTCGGAGCCGCCTTACCTCAACGAGGAGCCCCTCAAGGCGCTGTATCTCATCGCTACCAACGGAACTCCCCGgctcaagaagcccgagaagctgagcaaggagctcaaggcaTTCTTGTCTGTCTGCCTGTGTGTGGATGTCAAGAGCCGCGCCTCGGCGGATGAGCTGCTGGCCCACGACTTTTTGCGACACGGCTGCCCCCTAGCCAGCCTAGCGGACTTGTTGGCGTTCAAGAAGCACGCCAAGTAA